In the genome of Dasypus novemcinctus isolate mDasNov1 chromosome 30, mDasNov1.1.hap2, whole genome shotgun sequence, one region contains:
- the LOC139437912 gene encoding olfactory receptor 7A10-like — protein sequence METENQTYVLQFILLGLSEDIGVQPLLFGLFLSMYLVTFIGNMLIIMAIISDSHLYTPMYFFLSNLSFTDICFTSTIVPKLLQNIQRSIKIITFENCLTQMYFFLLFGHLDNSFLTVMAYDRFVAICYHLYYRVIMKTRFCGLLLLTSWLLNVLFSLIECLMVLRLSFCTELEMPHFFCELNQMIRLACSDTFLNDLVMYFIVGLLDVIPFTGILYSYYKIISSILRISTTEGKYKAFSTCASHLSIVTLFYGTGLGVYLSSATTKNSRANTIASVMYTVVTSMLNPIIYSLKNKDIKGTLKKLRNIIYIKRYFQVYTSAQSSNTRRS from the coding sequence atggaaacagaaaaccaaacatatgtcTTGCAATTTATCCTCCTAGGGCTCTCAGAAGATATAGGAGTGCAACCCCTCCTCTTTGGGCTGTTTCTGTCTATGTATCTAGTCACTTTCATTGGAAATATGCTCATCATCATGGCCATCATCTCAGATTCCCACCTctacacacccatgtacttcttcctctctaacctgtcttttacagatatctgtttcactTCCACCATAGTACCAAAGTTGTTGCAGAACATCCAGAGAAGCatcaaaatcataacttttgaaaactgtctcacccagatgtattttttcttactttttggacatttagataactccttcttgactgtGATGGCTTATGACCGTTTCGTGGCCATCTGTTACCACCTGTATTACAGAGTCATCATGAAAACACGATTCTGTGGCCTTCTGCTGCTGACCTCTTGGTTATTGAATGTTTTATTCTCCCTTATAGAATGTTTAATGGTTTTgcgattgtctttttgtacagagttggaaatgccccattttttctgtgaacttaatcagatGATCAgacttgcttgttctgacaccttcctcaatgacttAGTGATGTATTTTATTGTTGGACTTCTGGATGTTATTCCATTCACTGGGATCCTTTACTCTTACTATAAGATTATATCgtccattttgagaatttcaacaacTGAGGGCAAGTACAAAGCATTTTCTACCTGTGCTTCTCACCTCTCaatagtgaccttgttttatggtacaggtctTGGAGTATATCTTAGTTCTGCTACTACCAAAAATTCAAGGGCAAAtacaatagcctcagtgatgtacacagtggTCACTTCCATGCTGAACCCCATTATATACAGTCttaaaaacaaggatataaagGGGACCTTAAAAAAGCTGAGAAACATTATctatataaaaagatactttcaAGTTTACACAAGTGCTCAGAGTTCAAACACTAGGAGATCTTAA